In Scyliorhinus canicula chromosome 18, sScyCan1.1, whole genome shotgun sequence, a single window of DNA contains:
- the LOC119953675 gene encoding beta-1,3-galactosyl-O-glycosyl-glycoprotein beta-1,6-N-acetylglucosaminyltransferase-like, with amino-acid sequence MILKYKRFVQWYSVILVLTCITLLVLNLSARKGFLTNEQDLSVKIQHFMGNQNLPTSGVHNVRCSELELLLESFYDVNCTAILQGEVNEIKRSQLLKVQHKAVTPNYSYYIEATQNCVNLIRSRKYITFTLNRREEQIPIAYSIVIHQKVDQFERLLRTIYAPQNIYCVHIDNKSSIAFKTAVRSIASCFPNIFIPAKLENVTYGSWSRVQADLNCMEELLARHLTWKYFINLCGMDFPIKTNLEIVHQLEHLAGGNSLESEAVVGPKVMRWKYSFKVINGQMTHMQVTKKPIFNTSSMFSGNAYIVVSRQFIEHIFKDPKAKQFIEWSQDTYSPDEFLWATLQRMPGVPGSKPSHRKYDVSDMNSIARLVKWQHLEGDVNKEKAYPLCTGSHLRCVCVYGAGDLNWILQQHHLFANKFDAEVDPIALQCLEQHIRQKTLLGCST; translated from the coding sequence ATGATATTGAAATATAAACGGTTTGTACAATGGTACTCTGTAATCCTGGTGTTGACTTGCATTACCCTTTTAGTATTGAACCTCTCCGCCAGAAAGGGTTTCCTAACCAACGAGCAAGACTTGTCTGTGAAAATCCAACATTTTATGGGGAATCAAAACCTTCCTACATCTGGTGTTCACAATGTAAGGTGTTCAGAGCTGGAGTTATTACTAGAATCCTTTTATGATGTCAATTGTACAGCCATTTTACAAGGGGAAGTCAATGAAATCAAGAGAAGTCAACTATTGAAAGTGCAGCATAAGGCAGTAACTCCCAATTACTCTTATTATATTGAAGCCACACAAAACTGTGTGAATTTGATAAGGAGCAGAAAGTATATCACTTTTACCCTCAATAGGAGAGAGGAGCAAATTCCAATTGCTTATTCTATCGTCATTCATCAAAAAGTTGACCAGTTCGAAAGACTGTTGAGGACAATCTACGCACCCCAgaatatttactgtgtacatattGACAACAAATCGTCCATTGCTTTCAAAACTGCAGTTCGCAGTATTGCATCTTGTTTcccaaatatttttattccagcAAAATTAGAGAATGTTACTTACGGTTCCTGGAGCAGAGTTCAGGCAGACCTGAACTGCATGGAGGAGCTGTTGGCAAGGCATTTAACCTGGAAGTACTTCATCAACCTGTGTGGCATGGATTTTCCCATCAAAACCAACTTGGAGATTGTCCATCAGCTGGAGCATTTGGCAGGGGGCAACAGTTTAGAGTCTGAAGCAGTTGTGGGTCCGAAAGTGATGCGTTGGAAATATAGCTTTAAAGTAATCAACGGGCAAATGACACATATGCAAGTGACCAAGAAACCAATCTTTAATACGAGCTCAATGTTCTCAGGCAATGCTTACATTGTGGTCAGTAGACAATTTATTGAGCACATTTTCAAGGACCCAAAAGCAAAGCAATTTATTGAGTGGTCACAAGATACATACAGCCCCGATGAGTTCCTCTGGGCCACTCTACAGAGGATGCCTGGTGTTCCTGGCTCCAAACCTTCCCATCGTAAGTATGATGTAAGCGATATGAACTCGATTGCAAGGCTGGTTAAGTGGCAACATTTAGAAGGGGATGTAAATAAAGAAAAAGCTTATCCATTGTGCACTGGTTCCCATCTaaggtgtgtctgtgtttatggGGCTGGCGATCTCAACTGGATACTTCAACAACACCATCTCTTTGCCAACAAGTTTGATGCAGAAGTGGATCCCATTGCACTTCAGTGCCTTGAGCAGCACATCCGGCAGAAAACCTTGTTGGGCTGCAGCACATAA